Part of the Nicotiana sylvestris chromosome 2, ASM39365v2, whole genome shotgun sequence genome, TTCTATTGATTCGTTTGGCCATATTAACAAATGGAtgataattttttaattttggataaattgtattaatcacattgatattttacaaaattaaacTCTAAATGTTCCAATTGTCTTTTGTCTCAAAATATATATCACGTGTTATTTTTTGATTTACTAATCCATCCTTTATATTGGGGAAATTGAGCAGAACTCCTTATTCTATGAATCTTGAACtatgtcatgaccccggttcgtcctccgtgaaccatcgtgatggcacttagtctctacgactaggtaagcctaacaatgcggaatataaacaacagttgcggaagaaataatttaaaaaaaccgaaatagtaaaataaaacagtgtttaagatgccgcctggcacataacagtacaaaatctcaacctaacactcccaaaatctggaaccccatgaatcacaagctaagagatacataagaagctctaactctagaaatgtctaacaaaaggaaaactactaaagggctatactattacacaaagatagaaagggactcctcggtctggggacgcgacagatatacctcgaagtctctacagaaacgcctcgcctcaaggatgataagactgagtggaagtacctggatctgcacaacaaaaatgtgcagaagaatAGCATGAGCGCACCACATcgatgcccagtaagtatcaagactaacctcggtggagtagtgacgaggaacagtcaagataCCTACCGGTCTAATAAACTGTACAAATATAGGAACAACGGAACATGATGTATATATGAAGACTACACGAAATGGCTAACAATACTAAAAtcacaataagggaagaaaacaaCAAGTAACAACAAAAATACTAAGAATAATGACATAGAAGTGCGAGCGaaaacacaaacccaaatcctaaAGTCACAATATagtaaaggtaagcaataactcagaTCCTACGATAGTGTTCACATCAGGTCTTATCCAACAATTTCCACGAAGTATCGAATCTAGGACAAATTACAGCTCACGAGTCCCAGTAcctgaaatctaacacttggcatcctgtgccctcATGAACCTCATGGTCATgctgacaactcacttgctaactaGAGCCATTCTCACATATATAACAAGTAAACGAGGGTGTACATCTATACTCAGCAAAATCAGGAGGACTTCACATCCAATaggagtgttcaactacgtgtatgcttgtgcaagtgcctTAACATAGCTCCTACTAGCTAATGAGCGTAACGAAAAGAACAGATAACACGTAAGATGTTTCCTCCCAACTTCCATGAGATAAAGCTCATACAGGTAATCcatcgcatctgcgataccgcttctgtggttctcaCTTAAAAGTTCCATCTCCTCACCTGCAAATCAGATgccgcatctgcagtcccgcaGGTGCGTTAATCCATCcgcttctgtggtccctactCTACTTCTCCTTTGGCTGCTTCTACGGCTTAACTCCGCATCTGCGGGAGTCGCATCTGAGGCctctcaaccgcagatgcggttatcatAACAGGCCAAAGACTTTAGTTGCAAACTCCAACTTTCCAACTACCCGTTAACTACCCGAAAtaatcccgaggcccccgagacctcaacccaaagcacaaacaagtcatataccactatccaaacttataccaatcttccaAATACCTCAGACAACATCTAATTAACTAAttagcatcagattcaagcctaagaacttcaaaactctcaaaatactctttcgatcaaaacgtctatcaaacctcgttcgaatgacctgaaattttgtacacacgtcacattcaacactacggagctactccaacttctggaattccattccgaccctcggatcaaaatcttactatcgaaccagaaacttcaaaaattcaacttttggcatttcaagcctgaataagctacagacctccaaaacacaatccgaacatgctcctaaacccgaaatcacccaacggagctagcagaaccatcaaaattccattccgaggtcgtctttacactattctgactacggtcaaatttccaaaacttaagctcacAGTTAGGGACTAAgcgtcccaaaactctctgaaactccaaataattcatcccggcaactcacaatagcagaaacaaacacggggaaagcagttaataggggattggaatgtaaattcttaaaacgaccggccaggtcgttacatcctcccacacttaaacattcgttcgtcctcgaacgagcatagagacatacctgaagtagtgaaaaaatgAAGGTAACGactacgcatatcctgctcggtctccaaggtcgcctcctcgaccgactgaccccaccactgaacctttactaatgcaatattctttgatctcaGCTTTCGAACATGCctatccaatatcgccactggctcctcaacataagatagatccctgtccaactggactgaactaaaatccaacacgtgcaacgGATCACCGTGAcacctctggagcatcgaaacatgaaataacgAATGAACTCTTGCCAAGTTAGGAggtaaggaaagctcataagcaatttttccaacatgcctcaatatctcaaaagggccaataaacctcggactcaacttccctttcttcccaaatctcataatgcccttcataggtgaaacctgaAGTAGAActcactctccaaccatataggaaacatcactaaccttccgatccgcataactcttctgtctggactgggcggtacggagtctatcctgaattaccttaaccttctctaaagcatccggaaccaagtctgtgcccaataatctagcctcacccggcttaaACCAACCCATCGAGGatctacatcgcctaccatataaagactcaaacggtgccatctgaatgctgaactgatagctattattgtaggcaaactccgccaatggcaagaactgatcccaagaccctccaaactcaatcacacacgcacagaacatatcctcaagaatctaaatagtgctctcagactgtccatccgtctgagggtgaaatgttgtactcaactccatcCGAGTACCCAACTTATGCTGAAtaaccctccagaaccgtgatgtgaactgagtacctctatctgaaatgatggaaacttgaataccatacagacgaaatacagatgaacaatctcctggattTAAATCTCCACcaatcgctccgaagaataggtagtacacatagaaatgaagtgtgcggacttggtcgaccgatccacaatcacccaaatagcatcgaactttctaaaagtccgtaggagcccaactatgaagtccatggtgatccactcccacttccactccggaatctctatctagaTAGATTTTGAAAGAGGATCTGTCCGATCTCAGACGGTACCCTGGGGCCAGGCCCATATGGG contains:
- the LOC138885832 gene encoding uncharacterized protein, which gives rise to MGWFKPGEARLLGTDLVPDALEKVKVSPMKGIMRFGKKGKLSPRFIGPFEILRHVGKIAYELSLPPNLARVHSLFHVSMLQRCHGDPLHVLDFSSVQLDRDLSYVEEPVAILDRHVRKLRSKNIALVKVQWWGQSVEEATLETEQDMRSRYLHFFTTSASRSYVKALAQAYT